From a single Apium graveolens cultivar Ventura chromosome 2, ASM990537v1, whole genome shotgun sequence genomic region:
- the LOC141707981 gene encoding E3 SUMO-protein ligase MMS21 isoform X2, producing the protein MASRMNSVAMSLESDNQSLISVKELEVGFVQLLESTGDCMNFSSAIESVGKGYEPKEGLADFKKLFDDEIERQKARTSIVPEKDPLFRQFTAAIWNVNHAGQPMPGEEEEDIIVTSTQSNLLNLTCPLSGKPIIALSDPVRSVDCKHIYDKKVIMQFIKATKGQQAKCPITGCPKLLRADRVVCDPLLRIEIEEMIAMSKQTGLTNIIEDFTDLNEEEQSE; encoded by the exons ATGGCGTCGAGAATGAATAGCGTGGCAATGAGTCTCGAGTCCGATAATCAATCTCTCATTTCT GTGAAGGAGTTGGAAGTTGGTTTTGTTCAATTGTTGGAAAGTACTGGAGATTGCATGAATTTTTCATCCGCAATCGAATCAGTTGGGAAAGGATACGAACCTAAAGAAGGG CTAGCAGATTTTAAGAAGCTGTTTGATGATGAAATTGAAAGGCAAAAAGCTAGAACGTCAATTGTTCCCGAAAAAGATCCCTTATTTCGTCAGTTTACTGCAGCCATATGG AATGTTAATCATGCTGGACAGCCTATGCCAGGTGAAGAGGAGGAGGATATCATAGTGACTAGTACACAGTCCAACCTTCTGAATCTTACATGCCCACTTAGCGGAAAGCCTATTATTGCATTGTCAGACCCGGTCCGAAG TGTGGACTGCAAGCACATATATGACAAGAAGGTTATAATGCAATTCATAAAGGCCACAAAAGGGCAGCAAGCTAAATGTCCCATTACAG GTTGCCCAAAATTATTGCGGGCAGATAGAGTGGTTTGTGACCCATTATTACGAATTGAAATTGAAGAAATGATAGCTATGAGTAAGCAAACCGGGCTGACCAACATTATAGAAGACTTCACTGACCTTAATGAGGAAGAGCAATCGGAGTAA
- the LOC141707981 gene encoding E3 SUMO-protein ligase MMS21 isoform X1 → MASRMNSVAMSLESDNQSLISDIRKTMLMFKDIAVDLEADNQSQMVKELEVGFVQLLESTGDCMNFSSAIESVGKGYEPKEGLADFKKLFDDEIERQKARTSIVPEKDPLFRQFTAAIWNVNHAGQPMPGEEEEDIIVTSTQSNLLNLTCPLSGKPIIALSDPVRSVDCKHIYDKKVIMQFIKATKGQQAKCPITGCPKLLRADRVVCDPLLRIEIEEMIAMSKQTGLTNIIEDFTDLNEEEQSE, encoded by the exons ATGGCGTCGAGAATGAATAGCGTGGCAATGAGTCTCGAGTCCGATAATCAATCTCTCATTTCT GACATTCGTAAAACTATGCTTATGTTCAAAGATATTGCTGTTGATTTAGAAGCTGATAACCAATCTCAAATG GTGAAGGAGTTGGAAGTTGGTTTTGTTCAATTGTTGGAAAGTACTGGAGATTGCATGAATTTTTCATCCGCAATCGAATCAGTTGGGAAAGGATACGAACCTAAAGAAGGG CTAGCAGATTTTAAGAAGCTGTTTGATGATGAAATTGAAAGGCAAAAAGCTAGAACGTCAATTGTTCCCGAAAAAGATCCCTTATTTCGTCAGTTTACTGCAGCCATATGG AATGTTAATCATGCTGGACAGCCTATGCCAGGTGAAGAGGAGGAGGATATCATAGTGACTAGTACACAGTCCAACCTTCTGAATCTTACATGCCCACTTAGCGGAAAGCCTATTATTGCATTGTCAGACCCGGTCCGAAG TGTGGACTGCAAGCACATATATGACAAGAAGGTTATAATGCAATTCATAAAGGCCACAAAAGGGCAGCAAGCTAAATGTCCCATTACAG GTTGCCCAAAATTATTGCGGGCAGATAGAGTGGTTTGTGACCCATTATTACGAATTGAAATTGAAGAAATGATAGCTATGAGTAAGCAAACCGGGCTGACCAACATTATAGAAGACTTCACTGACCTTAATGAGGAAGAGCAATCGGAGTAA